In Alosa alosa isolate M-15738 ecotype Scorff River chromosome 19, AALO_Geno_1.1, whole genome shotgun sequence, a genomic segment contains:
- the eif4eb gene encoding eukaryotic translation initiation factor 4eb, whose product MNQSHKMATAEPELSQSPSKNSEEISEETSLEVVNPEGYIKHPLQNKWSLWFFKNDKSKTWQANLRLISKFDTVEDFWALYNHIQLSSNLMSGCDYSLFKDGIEPMWEDARNKKGGRWLLTLNKQHRRVELDRFWLETLLCLIGEAFDDYSDEVCGAVVNIRTKGDKIAVWTTDFENRDAITHIGRVYKERLGLPQKMTIGFQSHTDTATKSGSTTKNKYVV is encoded by the exons ATGAATCAGTCACATAAGATGGCGACTGCGGAGCCG GAACTTAGTCAATCCCCTTCCAAAAATTCAGAGGAAATTTCGGAGGAGACAAGTCTTGAGGTTGTAAATCCTGAAGGCTATATCAAACACCCTCTACAGAACAA ATGGTCTCTTTGGTTCTTCAAAAATGACAAGAGCAAAACTTGGCAAGCCAACCTACGGCTCATCTCAAAATTTGACACAGTGGAAGACTTTTGGGC ATTGTACAATCATATTCAGCTGTCAAGCAATCTGATGTCAGGCTGTGACTACAGCCTGTTCAAG GATGGCATTGAGCCCATGTGGGAGGATGCCAGGAACAAAAAGGGCGGCCGCTGGCTTCTCACTCTCAACAAGCAACACAGACGGGTCGAGTTAGACCGTTTCTGGCTTGAGACG CTGCTATGCCTGATCGGAGAGGCCTTTGATGACTACAGTGATGAGGTTTGTGGTGCTGTGGTCAATATCCGAACTAAAGGAGACAAAATAGCCGTCTGGACGACAGACTTTGAAAACAGAGATGCTATTACCCATATAGG GAGAGTGTATAAGGAGAGATTAGGACTGCCTCAGAAGATGACCATTGGCTTCCAGTCCCACACTGACACGGCCACTAAAAGTGGCTCCACTACCAAGAACAAGTATGTGGTCTAA
- the fam241a gene encoding uncharacterized protein FAM241A isoform X1 produces MSTETSTVNDVPELHRRLAELDRRYGYLYPANMNSHRLTEQRVRPRPRAAPRPQAESAPVVPEPAATEVDDCERLGTFFGELNKCLRQIGFTQLYFGEKIVEPVVYLLFWALIWFLGIQALGLVGTLCIVIIYMQK; encoded by the exons ATGTCGACCGAAACGTCCACTGTAAATGATGTCCCAGAACTTCATCGTCGTCTCGCAGAGTTAGATCGGAGGTATGGGTACCTCTACCCTGCTAACATGAATTCTCACAGGCTAACGGAACAG CGGGTCAGGCCGCGACCCCGTGCCGCGCCCAGACCCCAGGCTGAAAGTGCGCCTGTTGTTCCAGAACCAGCGGCAACGGAAGTTGACGATTGTGAGCGCTTGGGTACGTTCTTCGGTGAGCTGAACAAGTGCCTGCGACAGATAGGATTCACGCAGCTGTACTTCGGGGAGAAGATCGTGGAGCCAGTGGTGTACCTGCTCTTTTGGGCATTGATCTGGTTTCTGGGCATCCAGGCGCTGGGCTTGGTCGGAACCCTGTGCATTGTCATCATCTACATGCAGAAGTAG
- the fam241a gene encoding uncharacterized protein FAM241A isoform X2, producing MLVHQDVIFAVQRMWIMKTISRPVKTRVRPRPRAAPRPQAESAPVVPEPAATEVDDCERLGTFFGELNKCLRQIGFTQLYFGEKIVEPVVYLLFWALIWFLGIQALGLVGTLCIVIIYMQK from the exons ATGTTAGTTCACCAAGACGTGATTTTTGCAGTTCAACGCATGTGGATAATGAAGACTATATCTCGACCAGTAAAAACG CGGGTCAGGCCGCGACCCCGTGCCGCGCCCAGACCCCAGGCTGAAAGTGCGCCTGTTGTTCCAGAACCAGCGGCAACGGAAGTTGACGATTGTGAGCGCTTGGGTACGTTCTTCGGTGAGCTGAACAAGTGCCTGCGACAGATAGGATTCACGCAGCTGTACTTCGGGGAGAAGATCGTGGAGCCAGTGGTGTACCTGCTCTTTTGGGCATTGATCTGGTTTCTGGGCATCCAGGCGCTGGGCTTGGTCGGAACCCTGTGCATTGTCATCATCTACATGCAGAAGTAG
- the kif15 gene encoding kinesin-like protein KIF15-A, with protein MSTKGKGSGDTTLPLNGNSGDGDAIKVFVRIRPLTEGTGLTTDGDQNLCLTVTSSNTIRLHSKPEPRTFTYDHVADMDTTQEAVFSSVAKNIVESCINGYNGTIFAYGQTGSGKTFTMLGPSECDSFSDDQRGVIPRSFEYLFFLINREVEKSGNLKSFLCKCSFIEIYNEQIYDLLDSASASLFLRENIKKGVFVEGAVEKFVTSAAEAYQVLSMGWRNRRVASTSMNRESSRSHAVFTMTLESKETDREVVNIRSSQLNLVDLAGSERQKDTHAEGSRLKEASSINRSLMCLGQVIMALVDVSNGKTRHICYRDSKLTFLLKDSLGGNAKTYIIANVHPGSKCFGETWSTLQFAQRAKLIKNKAMINEDTQGNVRQLQAEVKKLKEQLAQAMLSHRHQAVDSAPGGPQLYIGSPDAQETLSFREQFKVAVILWKRCEDEKKVLQQKLGQLEEAWAQKEKFVQSNRMIVKFREDHIVRLEQKLKGTQLSEEQSQSQLQQLQQEISVLRDQLEHHPRMMRYAAENFSLREEVRSLRALDSVKTARVAAEQCTTELEEAFHKVVEAEKPARDASAPPAYSTPVTAETMSTVSMERLKAQFMQKQSELTATVQAFEEYKQVTKKQLSEMEAEKRYLDKSNKHLENILEATKAHTKQEVSQLNKMHAETLKILTTPTRTYNLRNRLVPLSSPEHLNGHGEPPETPEGLQNEQPPVEMNELACEALAEELRLMQENAVSVKNQLDDEETKSRRLLQQISKLEEQIATSTEESGRREELFAAERNSWTQEQASLEQTIASLEQQLSEEKRSTEILNSEVSDLRVVLQSSDKELASAREELSQHTNQEQETARLSSSLISTQLQLDQVKLEFEQVLEQQRALQDAYDTLQAEAKFEADQYRQQLEDSRQESARQQATISDLESSLQLEREHASGLASQLKESNESTSKELVQSMEENVLLRKQVQMLTTENQQQVESIRTLEQRVATSDAAVASLEQKIEQDKGVVLDLINQTRDLRSELGEKEQNISLLTGDLKDISVKYGMACSEREKLHERVGQVQMEMNELQEASERRVASERIETEMLQDSLAYATEEVERLTKVFDEQTTLLQAAQDQVADREATIKTLRDQVSEQTEQLNKEKTLISEPPQQTDTPKSLPRTPFTPRSLGMGMELTQVLESQERELENRRSSMATMEMLLAELNAERSDKNNEIQRLKTQLNEKEMVQLEIQTLLDQFYTMNGHTQAKDSKGQELKDAIYHSVLRELQDLKKEKSSLEQKLQEAQEVLQHHEVTLSQSQTCVQELTSELRNRCLELRDLHLKGQEHDQLLQELEVLRKQVDHLTEENGKLVGHQNHRQKIEYLVKLKKENTKMQEENEKLKAELLSVREGRMENGRKL; from the exons ATGAGTACAAAGGGGAAAG GTAGCGGAGATACTACGCTGCCTCTCAACGGGAACAG CGGAGATGGTGATGCCATTAAGGTGTTTGTCCGCATACGTCCTTTGACCGAAGGCACGGGACTGACTACAGACGGCGACCAGAATTTGTGTTTAACTGTGACATCCTCCAACACCATCCGTCTACACTCAAAGCCTGAGCCACGCACCTTCACTTATGACCATGTTGCAGATATGGACACCACACAG GAGGCTGTGTTCTCCAGTGTGGCCAAAAACATTGTGGAGTCCTGCATCAATGGCTACAACGGTACCATATTTGCCTA TGGACAGACAGGGTCTGGGAAAACCTTCACAATGCTTG gTCCATCTGAATGTGACAGCTTCTCAGATGACCAGAGGGGTGTGATACCACGTAGCTTTGAGTATCTCTTCTTCCTCATTAACAGAGAAGTGGAAAAG TCAGGGAACTTGAAGAGTTTCCTGTGCAAGTGCTCTTTCATTGAGATTTACAACGAGCAGATTTATGACCTGCTGGACAGCGCGTCAGCCAGCCTCTTCCTCAGGGAGAACATCAAGAAAGGTGTCTTTGTGGAGGGAGCCGTGGAAAAATTTGTCACCTCTGCCGCAGAGGCCTATCAG GTGCTGTCCATGGGCTGGCGTAACCGCCGCGTGGCCTCCACCTCTATGAACCGTGAATCGTCTCGCTCTCACGCCGTTTTCACCATGACTCTGGAGTCCaaggagacagacagggaggtgGTCAACATCCGGTCATCGCAGCTCAACCTGGTGGACCTGGCTGGGTCAGAGCGACAGAAAGACACGCACGCTGAGGGGTCCCGCTTAAAG GAAGCGAGCAGCATCAACCGCTCTCTGATGTGCTTGGGTCAGGTGATCATGGCGCTGGTGGATGTGTCCAATGGGAAGACCCGACACATCTGCTACCGTGACTCAAAGCTTACCTTTCTGCTGAAG GATTCTTTGGGTGGGAATGCAAAGACATACATAATTGCTAATGTGCATCCTGGCTCCAAGTGCTTTGGCGAGACATGGTCCACATTACAGTTTGCCCAGAGGGCCAAACTTATCAAGAACAAG GCCATGATTAACGAGGACACGCAGGGGAATGTGCGACAGCTGCAGGCTGAGGTAAAGAAGCTGAAGGAGCAGTTGGCCCAAGCGATGCTCTCTCACAGGCACCAGGCCGTGGACAGTGCCCCAGGAGGACCCCAACTCTATATCg GCTCCCCGGATGCCCAGGAGACGCTGTCTTTCAGGGAGCAGTTCAAGGTCGCGGTGATCCTGTGGAAGAGATGTGAGGATGAGAAGAAG GTGCTGCAGCAGAAGCTGGGCCAGCTGGAGGAGGCCTGGGCCCAGAAGGAGAAGTTCGTCCAGTCCAACCGCATGATCGTGAAGTTCCGCGAGGACCACATCGTTCGGCTGGAGCAGAAGCTGAAGGGCACACAGCTCTCGGAGGAACAGAGCCAGAGCCAACTGCAGCAGCTCCAGCAGGAGATCAGCGTCCTCCGAGACCAG CTGGAGCACCACCCGCGTATGATGCGGTATGCGGCGGAGAACTTCAGCCTGAGGGAGGAGGTGCGCTCGTTGCGGGCGCTGGACTCGGTGAAGACCGCGCGAGTCGCTGCCGAGCAGTGCACCACCGAGCTGGAGGAGGCCTTTCACAAAGTCGTCGAGGCTGAAAAACCAGCCAGAGACGCCAGTG CTCCCCCCGCATATTCTACGCCAGTCACTGCAGAGACTATGTCAACGGTTTCCATGGAGAGGCTGAAGGCCCAGTTTATGCAGAAGCAGTCAGAGCTGACTGCCACGGTGCAGGCCTTCGAGGAGTACAAACAAGTCACCAA AAAACAGTTATCAGAGATGGAGGCAGAGAAGAGGTACTTGGATAAGTCCAACAAACACCTGGAGAATATTCTGGAAGCCACCAAGGCCCACACCAAGCAGGAGGTGTCTCAGTTGAACAAGATGCATGCAGAGACACTCAAG ATCCTGACCACCCCAACCAGAACGTATAACCTGCGTAACCGCCTGGTGCCGCTGTCCAGCCCAGAACATCTGAACGGCCACGGGGAGCCGCCAGAAACCCCGGAGGGTCTGCAGAACGAGCAGCCCCCTGTGGAGATGAACGAGCTGGCCTGTGAGGCCCTGGCAGAGGAGCTCAGGCtcatgcag GAGAATGCCGTGAGTgtgaagaaccagctggacgaTGAGGAGACCAAGAGCAGGAGGCTTCTGCAGCAGATCAGCAAGCTGGAGGAGCAGATCGCCACGTCAACAGAGGAGTCTGGACGCAGGGAAGAG TTGTTTGCTGCAGAGCGCAACTCCTGGACCCAGGAACAGGCCAGCCTAGAGCAGACCATCGCCAGCCTGGAGCAACAGCTCTCAGAGGAGAAAAGATCTACAGaaa TCCTGAACAGTGAAGTGTCTGACCTGAGGGTGGTGCTGCAGTCCTCGGACAAGGAGCTGGCTTCCGCCCGGGAAGAGCTGAGCCAACACACGAACCAGGAGCAGGAGACCGCTCGCTTGTCAAGCTCCCTCATCAGCACACAGCTGCAGCTGGATCAAGTcaa GCTGGAGTTTGAACAGGTGCTGGAGCAGCAGAGGGCACTTCAGGACGCGTACGACACCCTGCAGGCAGAGGCCAAGTTTGAGGCTGATCAGTACCGGCAGCAGCTGGAGGACAGCAGACAGGAGAGCGCTCGCCAGCAGGCCACAATCAGC gactTGGAGAGCTCCTTGcagttggagagagagcatgcatccGGTCTGGCCTCACAGCTAAAGGAGAGCAATGAGAGCACTTCAAA GGAGCTAGTGCAGTCTATGGAGGAAAATGTTCTTTTGAGAAAACAAGTGCAGATGCTGACCACAGAGAACCAGCAGCAG gtGGAGAGCATCAGGACCCTGGAGCAGAGGGTGGCTACTTCAGATGCAGCTGTGGCCAGTCTGGAGCAGAAGATTGAGCAAGACAAA GGTGTAGTGCTGGATCTGATCAATCAGACCAGAGACCTGCGCAGTGAACTGGGAGAGAAGGAGCAGAACATCAGCCTGCTGACTGGGGACCTGAAGGACATCTCG gTGAAGTATGGCATGGCGTGCTCGGAGCGAGAGAAGCTGCATGAGCGCGTTGGCCAGGTGCAGATGGAGATGAATGAGCTCCAGGAGGCCTCAGAGCGACGGGTGGCCTCTGAGCGCATAGAG ACAGAGATGCTGCAGGACAGCCTGGCTTACGCCACAGAGGAGGTAGAACGTCTCACCAAGGTCTTTGATGAGCAGACCACTCTCCTCCAAGCTGCCCAGGACCAGGTCGCTGACCGAGAGGCCACTATCAAAACCCTCCGTGATCAG GTAAGTGAGCAGACTGAACAGCTGAACAAGGAGAAGACGCTCATCAGTGAACCCCCACAGCAGACGGACACGCCTAAATCCCTGCCTCGG accCCTTTCACCCCGCGTAGCCTGGGCATGGGGATGGAGCTGACACAGGTGCTGGAGAGTCAGGAGAGGGAACTAGAGAACCGCCGCTCCTCCATGGCGACCATGGAGATGCTGCTAGCCGAGCTCAACGCCGAGCGCAGCGACAAAAACAACGAGATCCAGAGGCTCAAG acacagCTGAATGAAAAGGAGATGGTTCAGCTAGAAATCCAGACCCTGCTGGACCAATTTTACACTATGAATGGTCACACACAAGCGAAAGATTCCAAGGG TCAGGAGCTGAAAGATGCTATCTATCACTCAGTTCTAAGGGAGCTGCAAGATCTCAAAAAAGAGAAG AGCTCTCTGGAGCAGAAGTTACAAGAGGCACAAGAAGT tctgCAGCATCATGAGGTCACCCTGTCCCAGTCTCAAACATGTGTTCAGGAGTTGACTAGTGAACTGAGGAATCGGTGTCTTGAGCTTCGAGACCTGCACCTCAAGGGCCAGGAGCACGATCAGCtgttacag GAACTGGAGGTCCTGAGGAAACAGGTGGATCACCTAACGGAGGAGAACGGTAAACTGGTAGGCCACCAGAACCACAGGCAGAAGATTGAGTACCTGGTCAAACTCAAGAAGGAGAACACCAAAATGCAGGAG GAAAATGAAAAGCTCAAAGCAGAACTCCTCAGCGTTAGGGAAGGGAGGATGGAGAATGGAAGAAAACTCTGA